The proteins below come from a single Ictalurus furcatus strain D&B chromosome 15, Billie_1.0, whole genome shotgun sequence genomic window:
- the LOC128618897 gene encoding inactive serine protease 35, whose amino-acid sequence MFHLPLYLLLTITPLVPFSFAVNKDLHSWSGNNVPLLVDRNTVQLPSPTFSDGKSGELVAVCGIACQRNLPEPGTTELERLLAYETFYENGTRTLTEVELQDVRNTSSSSLAVLSRRKREVYGTDGRFVMADKRFVTNFPFSASVKLSMGCSGILVSPKHVLTAAHCVHDGRGYRRRLKRLRVGAMRLWRNTGRRRRNKTEGESKRKQKKRKGKKRKNRSKQKSFENSKQEFPRLRWTRVKQTYVPRGWISDVGKEVTLDYDYALLELKRSLPMKHMDLGVVPHVTRIHFSGFDDDHAGKMVYRFCSVMQESGDLMYQHCDAQRGSNGAGVYVRLRKTPTKAEGKWRRKVIGVFSGHRSVKEGNGTHVDYNVAVRITPAKLAQICLWIHGEAKQCASN is encoded by the coding sequence ATGTTTCATCTTCCTCTTTATCTCCTGCTCACCATCACTCCCTTGGTTCCATTTTCATTTGCAGTAAATAAGGACCTCCACAGCTGGAGTGGCAATAACGTTCCTCTGCTTGTGGACAGGAACACGGTGCAACTCCCGAGCCCCACATTCAGTGATGGAAAATCTGGAGAATTGGTTGCAGTATGTGGGATCGCGTGCCAGAGGAACCTACCAGAACCTGGAACCACGGAACTGGAGCGTCTCCTCGCCTACGAGACGTTTTACGAGAACGGAACTCGGACTCTGACAGAGGTGGAGTTGCAGGATGTGAGGAACACCTCGTCCTCCTCTCTCGCCGTTCTCTCACGCAGGAAACGGGAGGTGTATGGCACAGACGGGCGCTTTGTCATGGCAGACAAGCGCTTCGTCACCAACTTCCCATTCTCGGCATCAGTGAAGCTTTCAATGGGGTGCTCTGGGATTTTAGTGTCGCCCAAACACGTGCTGACAGCGGCACACTGCGTCCACGACGGTCGTGGATACCGAAGGAGGTTAAAGAGGTTGCGTGTGGGTGCGATGAGGCTATGGAGAAACactgggaggaggaggagaaacaaAACGGAGGGAGAAAGTAAGAGGAaacagaagaagagaaaaggaaagaagaggaagaatcgGAGCAAGCAGAAATCCTTTGAAAATTCCAAGCAGGAATTTCCACGGCTCCGGTGGACACGTGTGAAGCAAACGTACGTACCACGAGGCTGGATAAGCGACGTAGGAAAGGAGGTGACGCTCGATTACGACTATGCCCTCCTGGAGCTGAAGCGCAGCCTCCCGATGAAGCACATGGATTTGGGCGTGGTCCCACATGTCACACGGATCCACTTCTCCGGTTTCGACGATGACCACGCGGGGAAGATGGTGTACAGGTTCTGCTCGGTGATGCAGGAGTCCGGCGATCTGATGTACCAGCACTGTGACGCACAGAGAGGCTCAAATGGTGCAGGAGTGTACGTGAGACTCCGTAAGACACCTACGAAGGCTGAGGGGAAATGGAGGAGGAAAGTGATCGGCGTGTTTTCGGGACACAGGAGCGTGAAGGAAGGGAACGGCACACACGTGGACTACAACGTAGCGGTGAGAATCACGCCGGCAAAGCTCGCCCAGATTTGCCTTTGGATCCACGGAGAGGCCAAGCAGTGCGCTTCAAACTGA
- the elovl4b gene encoding elongation of very long chain fatty acids protein 4b isoform X1: protein MDTVLHLINDTAEFYKWSLTIADKRVEQWPMMSSPLPTLGFSVLYLLFLWAGPRYMQHRDAFKLRKTLIIYNFSMVLLNFYICKELLLGSRAAGYSYLCQPVNYSNDGNEVRIASALWWYYISKGVEFLDTVFFIMRKKFNQISFLHVYHHCTMFILWWIGVKWVPGGQSFFGATINSGIHVLMYSYYGLAAVGPHMHKYLWWKKYLTIIQMVNTLITRLPRAYHTLTTHSSLTQHILITHKSHSHYKHISFSSKVYYTHHTFIIHSCTLSSKFIHTHPTLIHTDHKHIHHTFITDTHHALITHTCVLQIQFHVTIGHAAHSLYSGCPFPAWMQWALIAYAITFIILFANFYYQTYRLRPRSKSPKSASNGVTDSAMTNGSARCVEHVEENGKKHKKEQTKRE from the exons ATGGATACGGTGCTTCACCTCATCAATGATACAGCAGAGTTTTACAAATGGAGCCTTACCATAGCAG ACAAGCGGGTGGAGCAATGGCCGATGATGTCATCACCCCTCCCAACACTGGGCTTTAGCGTGCTGTATTTGCTCTTCCTGTGGGCGGGGCCTCGCTACATGCAGCACCGGGACGCTTTCAAACTGCGCAAAACTCTCATCATCTACAACTTCAGCATGGTGCTGCTCAACTTCTACATCTGCAAAGAG cTGCTGTTGGGTTCCAGAGCGGCGGGATACAGCTACCTCTGCCAGCCTGTCAACTACTCCAATGACGGCAACGAAGTTAGG atAGCATCAGCTCTGTGGTGGTACTACATCTCTAAAGGTGTGGAGTTTTTAGACACAGTGTTCTTCATCATGAGGAAGAAGTTTAACCAGATCAGCTTCCTGCACGTCTACCACCACTGCACCATGTTCATTCTCTGGTGGATTGGCGTCAAATGGGTCCCCGGAGGCCagt CGTTTTTCGGTGCGACTATAAACTCGGGTATCCACGTCCTAATGTACAGCTACTATGGTCTCGCAGCTGTTGGTCCGCACATGCACAAATACCTTTGGTGGAAGAAATACCTCACTATCATTCAGATGGTAAACACGCTCATCACACGCTTACCACGTGCttaccacacactcaccacgcactcatcactcactcagCACATCCTCATTacacacaaatcacacagtCATTACAAACATATCTCATTCTCCTCAAAAGTATACTACACTCATCACACATTCATCATACACTCATGCACACTCTCATCCAAATTCATCCATACTCATCCCACACTCATCCACACTgatcacaaacacattcatcaCACATTCATCACAGACACTCATCAtgcactcatcacacacacgtgtgtgttaCAGATCCAGTTCCACGTCACTATCGGTCATGCGGCTCACTCGCTGTACTCCGGCTGCCCATTCCCAGCATGGATGCAGTGGGCTCTCATCGCCTAtgccatcaccttcatcatcctcTTTGCCAACTTCTACTACCAGACCTACCGCCTCCGGCCACGTTCTAAATCACCCAAGAGCGCCTCCAACGGTGTCACCGATTCCGCTATGACGAATGGATCAGCGAGGTGTGTAGAGCACGTAGAGGAGAATGGCAAGAAGCACAAGAAGGAACAAACAAAGagggaatga
- the tent5ab gene encoding terminal nucleotidyltransferase 5Ab gives MDEERKERKRSSVLNWEQVKRLDTVLTESIPIHGRWSFPTLQMKPRDIVKAVRCRMAEQNICVREVRLNGSAASHVLHEDSGLGYKDLDLIFCTKLKDELDFQTVKDIVLDALLDFLPEIVNKTKITPSTLKEAYVQKMVKVCNDSDRWSLISLSNNSGKNVELKFVDSLRRQFEFSVDSFQIRLDSLLLFYECSLENLMSVSFHPSILAESVYGDFSEALDHLRQRLIVTHNPEEIRGGGLLKYCHLLLRGFQAPNRQEKGIYRELLQRYMCSRFFIDFPRASEQHRKLESYLQSHFVGQEECKFAYLSMLHDVVRESSMCLMNRERCRVLEIIAAMAVRALAEHSDVPNVENVTCYYQPAPYVKDGNFSNYSVAQVQNVYTCETDQSGQVWLCLFI, from the exons ATGGACGAGGAGCGGAAGGAGAGGAAGCGCAGCAGCGTGCTGAACTGGGAGCAGGTGAAGCGTCTGGACACCGTCCTCACCGAGTCCATCCCCATCCATGGCCGATGGAGTTTCCCCACGCTGCAGATGAAGCCGCGGGACATCGTTAAAGCCGTGCGATGCAGAATGGCCGAGCAGAACATCTGTGTACGCGAAGTTCGGCTAAACGGTTCGGCCGCTAGTCACGTCCTGCACGAGGACAGCGGCTTAGGATACAAAGACCTGGACTTGATCTTCTGCACCAAGCTCAAGGATGAGCTGGACTTCCAGACTGTCAAGGACATCGTGCTGGACGCTCTCCTGGACTTCCTGCCCGAAATAGTGAACAAGACCAAAATAACGCCATCCACGCTAAAG gAGGCGTATGTTCAGAAGATGGTGAAGGTGTGTAATGACTCGGACCGCTGGAGTCTGATCTCTCTGTCCAATAACAGCGGGAAGAATGTGGAGCTGAAGTTCGTCGACTCTCTGCGCCGTCAGTTCGAGTTCAGTGTCGATTCCTTCCAGATCCGCTTGGACTCGCTCCTTCTGTTCTACGAGTGCTCTCTTGAGAACCTCATGAGCGTCTCGTTCCACCCGTCCATCCTGGCCGAGAGCGTGTACGGCGATTTCTCCGAGGCCCTGGATCACCTCCGGCAGCGTCTCATCGTCACTCACAACCCTGAAGAGATCCGTGGTGGAGGCTTGCTCAAATATTGCCACCTGCTGCTGCGAGGCTTTCAAGCCCCAAACCGACAGGAAAAAGGCATCTACCGAGAGCTGCTGCAGCGCTACATGTGCTCGCGCTTCTTCATTGACTTCCCACGTGCATCTGAGCAGCATCGCAAGCTCGAGTCATACCTCCAGAGCCATTTCGTCGGGCAGGAGGAGTGTAAGTTTGCATACCTGAGCATGCTGCACGACGTGGTGCGCGAGAGCAGCATGTGTCTGATGAACCGCGAGAGATGCCGAGTGCTCGAGATCATCGCTGCGATGGCTGTGAGAGCGCTGGCTGAACACAGCGACGTCCCGAATGTGGAAAACGTCACGTGCTACTACCAGCCCGCTCCGTACGTCAAAGACGGAAACTTCAGCAACTACAGCGTGGCTCAGGTGCAGAACGTGTACACCTGCGAAACGGACCAATCGGGACAAGTCTGGCTCTGTTTGTTCATCTGA
- the LOC128619667 gene encoding protein SOGA3-like: protein MGGSGIITYNTGYREKPKHSNSTNMQSEPAEPESGGDEELHEKLRSLQDENEALKSEIQEMRVEMEEMHDAFYEEDTCRLHELRRELERANKNCRILQYRVRKAERKHLQYTSGQEIDEELLRNLEQDLKVAKDVSVRLHNELKNVEEKRTKTEEENERLREKLIELEVDKETLQNELERARECQKRRGSKDAQRTERKNTQSLSEEDSEDLKCQLSFINEEMTLMRKKMAKLDKEKDDAEQELQKYRAFYGDFDSLQFKGEAVGPPTARQSELRLRLRLVEEEANILGRKIVELELENRALRAELDNMRGGELSPGATGGVADVNQGAGLSELRQQLQLVEDEAEFLRRTLADTEEQNRKVKSELKKLRFKEASRHAAEGGALLSEDGAKAMEMLKEELKAARLQVNELSGKVMQLQYEKRVMLNKQSDDGGREERGGGGGGGKESRGRTEEEEGGQEKGGGNLEEGTRAEEAVKERQEGGIGEQEGGGHEEEKVGRGVEGRGRGETAGGGGRERGKSGGEERGGRERESDSSSSSLLPLHQKREGPIGGESDSEEFLHSSVSPHPLIRRSTPPTLPRSPRDRQRVTEIRAEAERLTHTIELLIAHTQEFVADGEQTGGEDGDGADDEDVRTRERQLLHRIGTQMNEFRNELQGFMGFIETLDGSKREETHPEERLSVSVCVVFAFVCVCVCVIH, encoded by the exons ATGGGTGGATCCGGTATCATCACATACAACACCGGCTACAGAGAGAAACCCAAACACTCAAACAGCACCAACATGCAAAGCGAACCGGCAGAACCGGAATCGGGTGGAGATGAAGAGCTGCACGAGAAGCTCCGGAGTTTACAGGATGAGAATGAAGCTCTCAAA AGTGAGATTCAGGAGATGCGTGTGGAGATGGAGGAGATGCACGATGCGTTTTATGAGGAAGACACCTGCCGGCTACACGAGCTGCGACGAGAGCTCGAGCGAGCTAATAAAAACTGCAGGATCCTGCAGTACCGCGTGCGCAAAGCCGAGCGCAAACACCTGCAATACACGTCAGGCCAAGAGATTGACGAAGAACTGCTGAGGAACCTGGAGCAAGACCTGAAG GTGGCGAAGGACGTGTCGGTGAGGCTCCACAATGAGCTGAAGAACGTGGAGGAGAAACGTACAAAGACAGAAGAAGAGaacgagagactgagagagaaactCATCGAGCTGGAGGTCGACAAAGAGACACTGCAGAACGAGCTGGAGAGAGCCAGagag tgtcaGAAGAGGAGAGGCAGTAAAGATGCTCAGAGGACTGAGAGGAAGAACACTCAGAGCCTCAGTGAA GAGGACAGTGAGGATCTGAAGTGCCAGCTGTCCTTCATTAACGAGGAAATGACGCTCATGAGGAAGAAGATGGCGAAGCTCGACAAGGAGAAGGATGACGCGGAGCAGGAGCTGCAGAAGTATCGCGCCTTTTACGGTGACTTCGACAGCCTCCAGTTTAAAGGTGAAGCCGTGGGCCCGCCCACCGCCCGTCAGTCAGAGCTGAGGCTCCGCCTCCGATTGGTAGAAGAGGAGGCCAACATCCTTGGGCGCAAGATCGTCGAGCTGGAGTTGGAGAACCGAGCTCTGAGGGCGGAGCTCGACAACATGAGAGGAGGGGAACTGTCTCCAGGAGCAACAGGGGGTGTGGCTGATGTAAATCAAGGGGCGGGGCTTTCTGAACTGAGGCAGCAGTTGCAGCTAGTGGAAGACGAGGCGGAATTTTTGCGGCGAACTTTGGCAGACACGGAGGAGCAGAACAGGAAAGTGAAGAGCGAGCTGAAGAAGCTGCGGTTTAAAGAGGCATCGAGGCACGCGGCTGAGGGAGGAGCTCTATTGTCGGAGGACGGAGCTAAGGCTATGGAGATGTTGAAGGAGGAGCTGAAAGCAGCACGGCTGCAGGTGAACGAGCTGAGCGGGAAAGTGATGCAGCTGCAGTATGAGAAGAGGGTGATGCTTAATAAACAGAGCGATGATGGTggaagagaagaaagaggaggaggagggggaggaggaaaagaaagcagaggaagaacagaagaagaggaaggaggacaagaaaaaggaggaggaaaTTTAGAAGAAGGAACTAGAGCAGAAGAAGCAGTAAAAGAAAGACAAGAAGGAGGAATTGGAGAACAGGAAGGAGGAGGACATGAGGAAGAGAAGGTAGGAAGAGGAGTAGAAGgacgaggaagaggagaaaCCGCAGGTGGAGgtggaagagaaagaggaaaaagtggAGGAGAAGAacgaggaggaagagaaagagaaagtgactcctcctcttcatcactccTTCCTCTCCATCAGAAGCGTGAAGGCCCCATCGGCGGTGAAAGTGACTCAGAGGAGTTTCTGCACTCGTCTGTTTCTCCTCATCCCCTCATCCGTCGCTCCACTCCTCCAACGCTCCCTCGTTCACCTCGTGATCGCCAGCGCGTGACGGAGATCCGGGCCGAGGCAGAGCGTCTGACGCACACCATCGAGCTCCTCATCGCTCACACGCAGGAGTTTGTGGCTGATGGAGAGCAGACTGGAGGAGAGGATGGTGATGGAGCTGATGATGAAGACGTGAGGACACGTGAACGGCAGCTGCTCCATCGCATCGGCACGCAGATGAACGAGTTCAGAAACGAGCTTCAGGGGTTTATGGGATTTATAGAGACACTGGACGGATCCAAACGGGAGGAAACGCATCCGGAAGAGCGGCTGTCTGTAAGTGTATGTGTGGTttttgcgtttgtgtgtgtgtgtgtgtgtgtgatacattAG
- the elovl4b gene encoding elongation of very long chain fatty acids protein 4b isoform X2: protein MDTVLHLINDTAEFYKWSLTIADKRVEQWPMMSSPLPTLGFSVLYLLFLWAGPRYMQHRDAFKLRKTLIIYNFSMVLLNFYICKELLLGSRAAGYSYLCQPVNYSNDGNEVRIASALWWYYISKGVEFLDTVFFIMRKKFNQISFLHVYHHCTMFILWWIGVKWVPGGQSFFGATINSGIHVLMYSYYGLAAVGPHMHKYLWWKKYLTIIQMIQFHVTIGHAAHSLYSGCPFPAWMQWALIAYAITFIILFANFYYQTYRLRPRSKSPKSASNGVTDSAMTNGSARCVEHVEENGKKHKKEQTKRE from the exons ATGGATACGGTGCTTCACCTCATCAATGATACAGCAGAGTTTTACAAATGGAGCCTTACCATAGCAG ACAAGCGGGTGGAGCAATGGCCGATGATGTCATCACCCCTCCCAACACTGGGCTTTAGCGTGCTGTATTTGCTCTTCCTGTGGGCGGGGCCTCGCTACATGCAGCACCGGGACGCTTTCAAACTGCGCAAAACTCTCATCATCTACAACTTCAGCATGGTGCTGCTCAACTTCTACATCTGCAAAGAG cTGCTGTTGGGTTCCAGAGCGGCGGGATACAGCTACCTCTGCCAGCCTGTCAACTACTCCAATGACGGCAACGAAGTTAGG atAGCATCAGCTCTGTGGTGGTACTACATCTCTAAAGGTGTGGAGTTTTTAGACACAGTGTTCTTCATCATGAGGAAGAAGTTTAACCAGATCAGCTTCCTGCACGTCTACCACCACTGCACCATGTTCATTCTCTGGTGGATTGGCGTCAAATGGGTCCCCGGAGGCCagt CGTTTTTCGGTGCGACTATAAACTCGGGTATCCACGTCCTAATGTACAGCTACTATGGTCTCGCAGCTGTTGGTCCGCACATGCACAAATACCTTTGGTGGAAGAAATACCTCACTATCATTCAGATG ATCCAGTTCCACGTCACTATCGGTCATGCGGCTCACTCGCTGTACTCCGGCTGCCCATTCCCAGCATGGATGCAGTGGGCTCTCATCGCCTAtgccatcaccttcatcatcctcTTTGCCAACTTCTACTACCAGACCTACCGCCTCCGGCCACGTTCTAAATCACCCAAGAGCGCCTCCAACGGTGTCACCGATTCCGCTATGACGAATGGATCAGCGAGGTGTGTAGAGCACGTAGAGGAGAATGGCAAGAAGCACAAGAAGGAACAAACAAAGagggaatga